From Acinonyx jubatus isolate Ajub_Pintada_27869175 chromosome B2, VMU_Ajub_asm_v1.0, whole genome shotgun sequence, a single genomic window includes:
- the LOC106983419 gene encoding putative olfactory receptor 1F12P, producing MEQGNQTSVSEFLLLAFSRWPEWQALLFALFLCLYLTGLLGNLLILLAIVSDHRLHTPMYFFLANLSAVDLCLPSSTVPKMLLNIQAQTQTISYPGCLAQMYFCIMFANMDNFLLTVMAYDRFVAICHPLRYSTIMTQCLCASLVAVPWILATLNPLLHTLMLARLHFCSNNMIHHFFCDINSLLPLSCSNTSLNQFIVLAAVGLIFAVPSGCILASYSLIISAVMKIPSTQGKLKAFSTCGSHLALVILFYGTITGVYMSPSSNHSTEKDSAASVVFMVVVPMLNPFIYSLRNNELKGALKKAVSQTKIFSQ from the coding sequence ATGGAACAAGGAAACCAAACCAGTGTCTCCGAATTTCTCCTCTTGGCCTTTTCAAGATGGCCAGAGTGGCAGGCTCTCCTCTTTGCACTTTTCCTGTGCCTCTACTTAACAGGGCTGCTTGGAAACTTGCTCATCTTGCTGGCTATTGTCTCAGACCACCGCCTCCACACacccatgtatttcttccttgccaatctgTCTGCAGTAGACCTCTGCCTGCCTTCATCTACAGTTCCCaagatgctgctgaacatccagGCACAGACTCAGACCATCTCCTATCCTGGCTGCCTGGCTCAGATGTATTTCTGTATAATGTTTGCCAACATGGACAATTTCCTTCTCACAGTGATGGCATATGACCGTTTTGTGGCCATCTGTCATCCTTTGCGTTACTCCACCATCATGACCCAGTGCCTTTGTGCCTCTCTGGTGGCTGTGCCATGGATCCTTGCCACTTTGAATCCCCTCTTGCACACCCTTATGCTCGCCCGTCTGCACTTCTGCTCTAATAACATGATCCACCATTTCTTCTGTGATATCaactctctcctccccctctcctgttCCAACACCAGTCTCAATCAGTTCATAGTTCTGGCTGCAGTAGGGCTTATTTTTGCGGTACCTTCGGGGTGTATCCTGGCATCCTACAGCCTCATCATCTCTGCTGTGATGAAAATCCCTTCCACCCAAGGAAAACTCAAAGCTTTCTCCACCTGTGGATCTCATCTTGCCTTGgtcattcttttctatggaaCAATCACAGGGGTCTATATGAGTCCCTCATCCAACCATTCAACTGAAAAAGACTCAGCTGCATCAGTGGTCTTCATGGTTGTAGTCCCTATGTTGAACCCCTTCATATACAGTCTAAGGAACAATGAGCTAAAGGGGGCATTAAAGAAAGCTGTGAGCCAGACCAAAATCTTCTCCCAGTAA
- the ZNF165 gene encoding zinc finger protein 165 — MTTEPKKTTAQNLQENAGLLIVKIEEEDFVWRQDTCCQRSDALRQELCRQLFRQFCYQDSPGPREALSRLRELCHQWLRPETHSKEQILELLVLEQFLTILPAELQAWVREHRPESGEEAVTVLEDLERGADDSVVQVPVLAHGQEIFRGKVVPPGPALSAQFQPVDPKSLHDSSASLVLDYDNQSENSGSMPKLNIYEKMESQRILSGRISEFVSEGSAEPQDICKSTDRLKRQWEKESGGSQRPSSAQDGSFSKILTHKNTLTGEISHDGCDRSLNLNSSEFTHQKSHKHSTYDQSFKWNSDFIKHQRIYAGEKIHQYGKSLKSPNLIKHAAIFSGEKTHQCNECGKAFRHSSKLIRHQRIHTGERPYECNECGKGFGGSSDLIRHQRIHTGERPFECKECGRAFSLNSHLILHQRIHTREKPYECSECGKTFRVSSHLIRHLRIHTGEKPYECSECGRAFSQSSHLRQHQRIHKRENLIM, encoded by the exons ATGACGACAGAACCAAAGAAAACTACAGCTCAGAACCTTCAGGAGAATGCAGGACTTCTGATCGTGAAGATAGAAGAGGAAGATTTCGTCTGGAGGCAGGACACTTGCTGCCAGAGAAGCGATGCCCTCAGGCAGGAGCTCTGCCGACAGCTTTTCAGGCAGTTCTGCTACCAGGATTCCCCTGGACCCCGTGAGGCCCTGAGCCGGCTCCGGGAGCTCTGCCATCAGTGGCTGCGGCCCGAGACGCACAGCAAGGAGCAGATCCTGGAGCTGCTGGTGCTGGAGCAGTTCCTGACCATCCTGCCCGCCGAGCTCCAGGCCTGGGTGAGAGAGCACCGcccagagagtggggaggaggcagtgacAGTACTGGAAGATCTCGAGAGAGGCGCTGATGACTCAGTAGTCCAG gtTCCAGTCCTTGCACATGGGCAAGAAATATTCAGGGGAAAGGTGGTGCCTCCTGGACCGGCACTCAGTGCCCAGTTTCAGCCAGTGGACCCCAAGTCCCTTCATGATTCTTCAGCATCCCTTGTGCTGGACTATG ATAATCAGAGTGAAAACAGTGGATCCATGCCAAAGttgaacatttatgaaaaaatggaatcacagagAATTCTATCAGGAAGAATTTCAGAATTCGTGTCAGAAGGATCTGCTGAGCCTCAAGACATCTGCAAGTCTACAGACAGGTTAAAGaggcaatgggaaaaagaatcaGGGGGGTCTCAGAGACCATCATCTGCTCAGGATGGAAGTTTTAGTAAAATCCTTACCCACAAAAATACACTTACAGGTGAAATAAGCCATGATGGATGTGACAGAAGCTTAAACCTGAATTCAAGTGAATTTACACACCAGAAATCTCATAAACATAGTACCTATGACCAAAGTTTCAAATggaattcagattttattaaGCATCAAAGAATTTATGCTGGAGAAAAAATTCACCAATATGGAAAATCTCTCAAAAGCCCAAACCTTATTAAACATGCAGCAATTTTTAGTGGGGAGAAAACCCACcagtgtaatgaatgtgggaaagctttcagaCACAGCTCAAAGCTTATTAGGCatcagagaatccacactggagaGAGGCCCTATGAATGTAATGAGTGTGGGAAAGGCTTTGGGGGCAGCTCAGATCTTATTAGGCaccagagaattcacactggggAAAGACCCTTCGAATGCAAAGAATGTGGACGAGCATTCAGCCTGAACTCACATCTCATCCtgcatcagagaattcacaccagagagaaaccctatgaatgtagtgaatgtgggaaaACCTTCAGAGTGAGCTCACACCTCATTCGACACCTGAgaatccacactggagagaaaccctatgaatgcaGTGAGTGTGGGAGAGCCTTCAGTCAGAGTTCACACCTTCGTCAACACCAAAGAATTCACAAGAGGGAAAACCTGATAATGTAA